A stretch of DNA from Pseudomonadales bacterium:
CTGACGATCGTTGCGCAGACACAACTGGGGGAACGCGGACAGGCCACCGGCAAGCTCCACCGCCGCCTGCAGACTCGTACCCTTCGCGACCAGCCGGTTCGCCAGTCCCATGGATTGCGCCTCCGCACCGGAAACACCGCGCCCGGTGAGAATCAGATCCAGCGCATGGCTGTGACCGATCATCCGGGGAAGACGGATGGTACCGCCGTCGACCAGCGGTACACCCCAGCGCCGACAGTACACGCCAAATACCGCATCCTCCGCGGCGACCCGCAGATCACACCAGAGTGCGAGCTCCAGGCCACCGGCCACAGCAAATCCCTCCACTGCTGCAATCACCGGCTTGCGCAGCAGCATGCGGGTACAACCGAGGGGTCCGTCGCCGTCTTCGCGCAGGCGGGGACCGCGACCATCCGCCACCGACTTGAGATCCGCACCTGCGCAGAACACACCGGCTGCACCGGTGAGCACGGCCACATCAGTATCCGGATCCGCGTCGAAGCGGGTGAAGGCCTCGGCGAGCGCCTGCGCTGTGGGACGATCCACCGCGTTGCGGACTTCGGGCCGATTGAGGGTGACGATGGTGACCCGTCCCTGTGTCGTTACTGCAACTGTCATGCCTGTTCCCCTTGAGAGAGCCGGCCGGCCAGGCTCTGATGCTGACATCGATCAGGATACCCTGCGCGGTCTGCTCTCCAGATAAGACTGTAAAACGGACTGGTAAGCAAAGCAGCGCTCGAGAATGGCGATATCGGAATCCATCACCGCGCCTTCCTCCATGAATTCCTGCCAGCGGGCACACACCGCCAGCACCTCCGTCGCCACCCGTCGTGCTTCGCCCTGCTCGAGACCCATGCGGTGCGCGGCAGCAGCGATATTGTCGCGACTGGGCGTATTTCCGAATGCACCCAGGGCGATGGCGTGAGATCCCTGCAGACCTGTGTTAGGCACTATGTCGTAGCCGGGTGTGAGTCGATACTGGGCCTCAGAGGCCTTTTTATAGAAAGCGTGGTTGCGCAGGTGGTCGTCTGTGTTGCCGATACCGATGTTGAACAGCATGCGCCGGAACACCGCTTCCGCCAGATTTGCGGTCTGTGCTGCCAGCCGGTTACCCAACTGATAGATTCCGGGATAGGACATGGCCGCTTCGTCGAACTGGGTGATGTCGAATTTGTTGATCAGACTCGCCACGGAAACCAGATGATGCTGCTGACCCTCCGTGTGATCAAAGCGCTCTACCAGCACCACAGTACCGCGTGCCGTTTCCGTGAGTGCGACATCCGGCACCTCGATACCCGCC
This window harbors:
- a CDS encoding crotonase/enoyl-CoA hydratase family protein, yielding MTVAVTTQGRVTIVTLNRPEVRNAVDRPTAQALAEAFTRFDADPDTDVAVLTGAAGVFCAGADLKSVADGRGPRLREDGDGPLGCTRMLLRKPVIAAVEGFAVAGGLELALWCDLRVAAEDAVFGVYCRRWGVPLVDGGTIRLPRMIGHSHALDLILTGRGVSGAEAQSMGLANRLVAKGTSLQAAVELAGGLSAFPQLCLRNDRQSSYQQWSMDLPDALRAETRLGLEVLASGETREGAARFAAGKGRHGNFSDI
- a CDS encoding type II toxin-antitoxin system HipA family toxin, which encodes MAEKLFVHADLGDGSKVLAGQLLVDDARGRFKYARAYLDNPLAFALDPINLPLGPEVQENPRTRESPGVFGVLMDAGPDEWGRRQLSKTRRPPPVTPVEFLLAASGEGVGALHFTAEIRDSPKPTPERPFENLVHLQRIAEDIESGREVDRSLEPYFFHGSGLGGARPKTLIEHEGRNWIAKFGRPSDLVDMCRVEWASMRMAREAGIEVPDVALTETARGTVVLVERFDHTEGQQHHLVSVASLINKFDITQFDEAAMSYPGIYQLGNRLAAQTANLAEAVFRRMLFNIGIGNTDDHLRNHAFYKKASEAQYRLTPGYDIVPNTGLQGSHAIALGAFGNTPSRDNIAAAAHRMGLEQGEARRVATEVLAVCARWQEFMEEGAVMDSDIAILERCFAYQSVLQSYLESRPRRVS